From the genome of Spinacia oleracea cultivar Varoflay chromosome 2, BTI_SOV_V1, whole genome shotgun sequence, one region includes:
- the LOC110782861 gene encoding sucrose transport protein SUC2: MSSDEPNVDNEKQMVVDKTPIWKIFAVASIAAGVQFGWALQLSLLTPYVQLLGVSHAMSSLIWLCGPISGIVVQPTVGYTSDRLKSKFGRRKPFITVGTTLICFAVLLIGFAADIGHSFGDNLEKKVKPRAVALFVIGFWILDIANNMVQDPSRAFLADLSKHDHKRMRLANGLFSFFMAVGNVLGYAAGSAPALYKVVPFTKTNACDTYCANLKTCFLIDIILLVFVVVVALVAVKEPVIDKVIDDGIPFFTQVKTSFKNLGRPMWCLFLVTAFNWIAWFPFLMFNTDWVGLEIYGGDPKGNAGEKKLYDMGVRKGALGLLLTALSLGIMSLIIDPLSKLLGGARRTWGLVNFVLAAALASTVPLTKAAEKVRRHLPPHTPPPSNIQNGVLALFAATGIPQAATYSIPFALASMYSSDSGSGHGLALGLMNLAICVPQMFVSLISGPLDKVFGDGNLPAFILGAISAVISGVLALTVIPPSSANA, translated from the exons ATGAGTTCTGATGAACCCAATGTTGATAATGAAAAACAAATGGTAGTTGATAAAACTCCTATATGGAAGATCTTCGCAGTGGCGTCTATTGCGGCAGGGGTGCAATTTGGATGGGCACTTCAACTCTCACTTCTCACCCCATACGTCCAACTTCTTGGTGTTAGTCACGCAATGTCTTCTTTAATATGGCTATGTGGTCCAATTTCTGGTATCGTGGTGCAACCAACAGTTGGATATACGAGTGATCGTTTAAAGTCCAAGTTTGGACGTCGAAAGCCTTTCATTACAGTTGGGACTACCTTGATCTGTTTTGCTGTGTTGTTGATTGGGTTTGCGGCAGATATAGGTCATAGTTTCGGTGACAACCTTGAGAAGAAGGTTAAGCCTAGAGCTGTTGCTCTTTTTGTTATTGGTTTTTGGATCCTTGACATTGCCAATAACATGGTTCAG GATCCTAGTAGAGCATTCTTGGCCGATTTATCAAAACATGATCATAAAAGGATGAGATTGGCAAATGGTTTATTCTCATTTTTCATGGCGGTTGGTAACGTTCTAGGGTACGCAGCAGGATCAGCCCCGGCCTTGTACAAAGTCGTACCATTCACGAAAACAAACGCTTGTGACACATATTGTGCAAACCTGAAAACATGTTTTTTGATCGATATTATCCTTCTTGTTTTTGTCGTCGTAGTTGCTCTTGTTGCTGTGAAAGAGCCTGTAATTGATAAGGTTATTGATGATGGTATCCCATTTTTCACCCAagttaaaacctcctttaagaACCTTGGAAGGCCTATGTGGTGCCTTTTCCTTGTTACTGCCTTCAATTGGATTGCTTGGTTCCCATTCTTGATGTTTAATACTGACTGGGTCGGTCTTGAAATTTACGGTGGTGATCCTAAG GGAAATGCAGGAGAAAAGAAATTATATGACATGGGAGTAAGAAAAGGAGCATTAGGACTATTGTTGACAGCATTATCACTAGGAATCATGTCTCTAATCATAGATCCATTGTCAAAACTATTAGGGGGTGCTAGGAGAACCTGGGGTCTTGTTAATTTCGTATTGGCTGCTGCTTTGGCATCCACAGTACCATTAACTAAAGCGGCCGAAAAAGTAAGGAGACATTTGCCTCCTCATACTCCTCCTCCTTCTAACATTCAGAACGGAGTTTTAGCCCTCTTCGCCGCCACCGGTATTCCACAAGCA GCTACTTATAGTATCCCATTTGCATTGGCATCGATGTACTCATCTGACTCTGGTTCCGGGCATG GCCTTGCACTAGGATTGATGAACTTGGCAATTTGTGTACCACAG ATGTTCGTGTCACTAATTAGTGGACCGTTAGATAAAGTATTTGGAGACGGAAACTTACCTGCATTCATACTTGGTGCCATATCAGCGGTGATTAGTGGAGTATTAGCTCTTACAGTCATACCTCCTTCAAGTGCCAATGCTTGA
- the LOC110788812 gene encoding sucrose transport protein, protein MAGRNIKNGENNKIAGSSLHLEKNPTTPPEAEATLKKLGLVASVAAGVQFGWALQLSLLTPYVQLLGIPHTWAAYIWLCGPISGMIVQPLVGYYSDRCTSRFGRRRPFIAAGAALVAVAVGLIGFAADIGAASGDPTGNVAKPRAIAVFVVGFWILDVANNTLQGPCRALLADMAAGSQTKTRYANAFFSFFMALGNIGGYAAGSYSRLYTVFPFTKTAACDVYCANLKSCFFISITLLIVLTILALSVVKERQITIDEIQEEEDLKNRNNSSGCARLPFFGQLIGALKDLPKPMLILLLVTALNWIAWFPFLLFDTDWMGKEVYGGTVGEGKLYDQGVHAGALGLMINSVVLGVMSLSIEGLARMVGGAKRLWGIVNIILAVCLAMTVLVTKSAEHFRDSHHIMGSAVPPPPPAGVKGGALAIFAVLGIPLAITFSIPFALASIFSASSGSGQGLSLGVLNLAIVVPQMFVSVTSGPWDAMFGGGNLPAFVVGAVAATASAVLSFTLLPSPPPEAKIGGSMGGH, encoded by the exons ATGGCaggaagaaatataaaaaatggtGAAAATAACAAGATTGCGGGTTCTTCTCTTCACTTAGAGAAGAACCCAACAACTCCCCCCGAGGCCGAGGCTACCTTAAAGAAGCTCGGCCTCGTGGCTTCAGTAGCGGCCGGGGTTCAGTTCGGGTGGGCTTTACAGCTCTCCCTACTGACCCCGTACGTCCAACTACTGGGCATTCCCCACACTTGGGCCGCCTACATCTGGTTGTGCGGCCCAATCTCGGGGATGATTGTCCAGCCATTGGTCGGGTACTATAGTGACCGGTGCACCTCCCGCTTCGGCCGACGTCGCCCCTTCATTGCAGCAGGGGCGGCTCTAGTGGCCGTAGCGGTGGGGCTAATCGGATTCGCCGCCGATATCGGCGCAGCGTCGGGTGATCCAACGGGAAACGTGGCAAAACCCCGGGCCATCGCGGTGTTTGTGGTCGGGTTTTGGATCCTCGACGTGGCTAACAACACCCTGCAAGGCCCATGCAGGGCGTTGTTAGCAGACATGGCCGCCGGGTCGCAAACCAAAACCCGGTACGCTAACGCCTTCTTCTCCTTCTTCATGGCGTTAGGAAACATCGGAGGGTACGCCGCCGGTTCATACAGCCGCCTCTACACGGTGTTCCCCTTTACCAAAACCGCCGCCTGCGACGTCTACTGCGCCAATCTAAAATCCTGCTTCTTCATCTCCATCACACTCCTAATCGTCCTCACAATCCTAGCACTTTCCGTCGTAAAAGAGCGTCAAATCACAATCGACGAAatccaagaagaagaagacTTAAAAAACAGAAACAATAGCAGCGGTTGTGCAAGACTACCGTTCTTCGGACAATTAATAGGCGCTCTCAAAGATCTACCAAAACCAATGCTAATCCTATTACTAGTAACAGCCCTAAATTGGATCGCATGGTTTCCATTCTTGTTGTTCGATACTGATTGGATGGGTAAAGAAGTGTACGGTGGTACAGTCGGAGAAGGTAAATTGTACGACCAAGGAGTTCATGCCGGTGCCTTAGGTCTGATGATTAACTCCGTTGTCTTAGGTGTTATGTCGTTGAGTATTGAAGGTTTGGCTCGTATGGTAGGCGGTGCTAAAAGGTTATGGGGAATTGTCAATATTATTCTTGCTGTTTGTTTAGCTATGACGGTGTTAGTTACTAAGTCCGCCGAACACTTCCGTGATAGCCACCATATTATGGGCTCCGCCGTCCCTCCGCCGCCGCCTGCTGGTGTTAAGGGTGGCGCTTTGGCTATCTTTGCCGTTCTTGGTATCCCTCTTGCG ATCACTTTCAGTATTCCTTTCGCCTTGGCGTCAATCTTTTCAGCATCTTCCGGTTCAGGACAAGGTCTTTCTCTAGGAGTTCTCAACCTCGCCATCGTTGTACCCCAG ATGTTTGTGTCGGTAACAAGTGGGCCATGGGATGCAATGTTTGGTGGAGGAAATTTGCCAGCATTCGTGGTGGGAGCTGTAGCAGCAACAGCCAGTGCAGTTCTTTCATTTACATTGTTGCCTTCACCACCCCCTGAAGCTAAAATTGGTGGGTCCATGGGTGGTCATTAA